The Streptomyces sp. A2-16 sequence GGGCCGCACGCCTTACCGCGTCCAGGGCGGCCCGCCCGTCGTGGACCACGGTGGCGGTGTGACCCTCCGCGAGCAGGGACCGCCGTATCAGTTCGGCCTGCATCTCGTCGTCCTCGGCGACCAGCACATGTGCGCACACCCGGCGGATCCTAGGCGCTCAGCGGTTCAGGGACTTCGCGTCGCCCATGACGACGACGGGACGCAGGGCCGGGTCCAGGGTGAGCAGCAGCTCCTTCATGTGCTTCTCGGCGATGCTCACACAGCCGTGGGTGGGCCCGCCGTGGTCGACGTGCAGCCATATCCCGCCGCCGCGGCCCGCGCCGAGCGGGCGGGTCCAGTCCAGGGGTGAGGTGCCGGGCCGCCGGTTGTAGTTGATGGCGATCACGTAGTCGAAGGACCCGGCCAGCGGCTCGCCCTCGAAGCCCGTGCCGGGCGCGGTGAAGCCGGAACCGCGGTCGTAGGAGAGCTTGGTGCCGGGGTTCTTCAGCAGTCCGCCGGCGTCCGTGAGGGTGTAGACGCCGATCGGTGAGCGCAGGTCGCCCGCCGTGTGGTGGTCGGTCCAGCCCTTGAGGGCGTTGTGCGCGGGCCAGCTCGCGCCGGCCCGCCAGCCGGCCTCGGTGCGCTCGTGGAGCACCACGGTGGAGGCCGACGAGTCGCGGCCGCGCCCGGTGACCACGACGGCCTGCCGGGCGTCGGCCGGTACCTTCGCCCATGTCCTGGGGCCGAGGCCGGGTATCTGCTGGGGAGCGACCTCGACGGAGATCTCCGGCGAGGGGGTGGTCGGCGAAGGCTCCCTGGACGGGGCGGGCATGCTCTCCGTGCTGGCCACGGCACCGCCGCCGCATCCGGTCAGAAGCAGGGATGCGGCGAGCAGGGCCACATGGGTTCTGCGTGTGATCATGGAATGACTCTGGCCGACACTTGTGAGGAACTCGTCAGTTTCTAGGGCCTGTTCGGCTTGCCCGGCGCGTAGAGCCAGGTGTGGAACAGGCTGTCCAGGTTCTTGCCCGAGACCCGTTCCGCGAGGCGCTCGAACTGCGCGGTGGTGCCGTGGCCGTCGCGGTGCCCGGTCGCCCAGGCGCGCAGGATCAGGAAGAACGCCCGGTCGCCGACGGCCTTGCGCAGCGCGTGCAGGGTCATGGCGCCGCGGGCGTAGACAGGGGTGCCGAAGATGTTGGCTCCGCTGCCGGGATCACCGGGCGGGAACTCCCACAGGTCGTCGCTCGCGGGTTTCGCGTAGAGGTCGTCGAAGGCCTTCTGGGCGCTGTCCCCGCCGTGCTGCTCGGCGTAGAGCCATTCCGCGTAGGTCGCGAAGCCCTCGTTGAGCCAGATGTCCTTCCAGGAGGTGAGCGAGACGGAGTCGCCGAACCACTGGTGGGCGTTCTCGTGGACGAGGGTGCTCAGGTCGGGTGCCCGGTCGTAGACCGGACGGGACTGGGTCTCCAGCGCGTAGCCGACGTTCGGGGCGTGGTCCACGATCGATCCGGCGGCCCGGAACGGGTAGGGCCCGAAGAGCTTGCTCTCCCACTCCAGGACGGAGGGCAGCTTCTTGAGGACGGGGGCCGCGGCGGCGGCCTCGCGGGAATCGACGGCGTTGTAGACGCGGATGCCGTTCCTGGTGGTGAACTGCTCCACCTTGAACTTCCCGACGGTCGCGGTGGCCAGGTAGGCGGCCATCGGTTCGCTCTGGCGCCAGCGGAACGTGGTCTTCCCGTGCGTGGTCCGCTGGGAGAGGAGGACCCCGTTGGCGACCGCGGTGCGTCCCTGGGGGACGGTGATGGTGAAGTCGTACGACGACTTGTCCGTGGGGTGGTTGTTCGCCGGGAACCAGGTCATCGCGCCCTGCGGCTCCCCGGCGACGAAGGCGCCGTCGTCGGTGGGGATCCAGCCGTCGAGGGAACCGTCGGGGTCGGTGACGGGGCCGGGCTTCCCCTGGTAGGTCACGGTGACGGTGAATCGTTCCCCCTTGCGCAGGGCGCGCTGAGGGGTGACGACGAGTTCCTGGCCGTCACGGCGGAACCCGGCCTTGGCGTGACCGACCGTCAGAGCGGTGACGGTCAGCCCCTTGAAGTCCAGGTCGAAGCGGGTCAGGCGCTGGGTGGCGCGGGCGGTGATCACCGCCTTCCCGTCGAGGTGGCGGCTGCCGGGGTCGTAACGGAGTGTCAGGTCGTAGTGCCCGACGTGGTATCCGCCGTTTCCGGCCAGCGGGAAGTAGGGGTCACCGGCTCCGGAAGAGCCCGTCGGCCCGGGCGCGGCGGCCCCGAGCAGCGCCACGAGGGCGACGGGGGTGCTGACGACGACGAAGGTGCGTCTGACGGCCTTCGGCACGTGCGCTCCTACAGTTCGGGGGGTGGACAACTGCTTCACACTAAAGGCCCCTCTCGAGCAACTCACCCTTGATCAGGTCAAGACGGGCCGGGCCCGGCAGTACGCTCCGCACGCACCGACCCCTTCGTCGAGAGGCCGCTCGTGAGCGTGCGCATCCGCCGTGTCTACGAACCCCCCGAGCCCGCGGACGGCGTCCGCGTCCTGGTCGACCGGTTGTGGCCGCGCGGTCTGTCCAAGGAGGCGGCCCGTGTCGACGAGTGGCCGAAGGCGCTGACCCCGTCGACCGAGCTGCGCCGCTGGTACCACGCGGGCGAGGGGTCGTACGAGGAGTTCGCCGAGCGGTACGAGGCAGAGCTGGCCGATCCCGAGGCGGCCGGACTCCTCGACCGGGTCCGGGAGTTGGCGCGCAAGGGTGACGTGACCCTGCTGACCGCGTCGAAGACGCCGGAGCGGAGCCACGCCACCGTGCTGGTGCGCCTGCTGGAGTCCTAGCCGACCTGCTTGGCAGCCGCCCGCCCTGCCGCGCGCCCCGAGAAGAGGCAGCCGCCGAGGAAGGTGCCCTCGAGCGCGTTGTAGCCGTGGACCCCGCCGCCGCCGAAGCCGGCGACCTCGCCCGCCGCGTACAGGCCCTCCAGGGGCTTGCCGTCGGCGCCCAGGGCGCGGGAGTCGAGGTCGGTCTGGATGCCGCCGAGGGTCTTGCGGGTCAGGATGTGCAGCTTGACGCCGATCAGCGGGCCGGCGGCGGGGGCGAGGATGCGGTGCGGGCCGGCGACCCGGCCGAGGCGGTCGCCGATGTAGCGGCGGGCGTTGCGGATGCCCTGCACCTGGGCGTCCTTGCTGTAGGAGTTCGCGATCTGCAGGTCGCGGGCCTCGATCTGGCGGCGGATGGAGCCGGCGTCGAGGAGCGCCTTGCCGGTGAGCCCGTTCATCTTCTCGACCAGCTGCTCCAGGTTCGGGGCGGTCACGAAGTCCGCGCCCTTGCGCAGGAAGGCGTCGACGGGTCCGGGGGCGCCCTTGCCCAGGACACGCTCCTTGAGGAAGCCGGCGCGGTCCTTGGCGGTGATGTCGGGGTTCTGCTCGGAGCCCGAGAGCGCGAACTCCTTCTCGATGATCTTCTGGGTGAGGATGAACCAGGAGTGGTCGTGCTCCGCGATGTCCTCGGTGGTGCGCAGGTGCCGGAGAGTGCTGAGGGTGTCGTAGCCGGGCAGACACGGCTCGGGCAGCCGGCGGCCGAGGGCGTCGAACCACATCGAGGACGGGCCGGGCAGGATGCGGATGCCGTGGCCGGGCCAGATGGGGTCCCAGTTCTGGATGCCCTCGGTGTAGTGCCACATGCGGTCGCGGTTGACCAGGCGCACGCCCGCGCCCGCGCTGATGTCGAGCATGCGGCCGTCGACGTAGGCGGGCACGCCGGTGACCATCTCCGCGGGCGGGGTCCCGAGCCGCTCGGGCCAGTAGCGGCGGACGATGTCGTGGTTGGCGCCGATGCCGCCGGTGGTGACGACGACGGCCCGGGCGGTGAGCTCGAAGTCGCCGATGCGCTCGCGGCTGGAGGCGACCCCGCGCGCGGAGTCGTCCGCGGCGAGCACGGTCCCGCGTACGCCCCGCGCGGCGCCCTCCTCGATGACGAGCTCGTCGACCTGGTGGCGGTGGTAGAAGGTCAGCAGTCCGTCGCGGGCGGCCTGTTTGGCGTACCCCACGAAGGGTTCGACCACTCCGGTGCCGGTGCCCCAGGCGACATGGAAGCGGGGCACGGAGTTGCCGTGTCCGTGGGCGGTGAGGTCGCCGCGCTCGGCCCAGCCGACGGTGGGCAGGAACTTGATGCCGTGGCCTTCCAGCCAGGACCGCTTCTCCCCCGCCGCGAACTCGACGTAGGCCCGCGCCCAGCGCACCGCCCAGGAGTCCTCGTCGTCGACGCGGTCGAACTGCGCGCTGCCCTGCCAGTCGCTCCAGGCGAGGTCGAAGGAGTCCTTGATGCCGAGGCGGCGCTGCTCCGGGCTGTCGACGAGGAAGAGCCCGCCGAAGGACCAGAAGGCCTGGCCGCCGAGGTTGGCGGCGTTCTCCTGGTCGACCAGCGCGACCCTCCTGCCGCGGCTGGTGAGCTCGTGCGCGGCAACCAGGCCCGCGAGCCCCGCTCCGACGACGATGACGTCGGCATCCATGGCGACCGTCCCTTCCCTCATGCGGTGGTGTCGCTGCCGTCGGTGAGCAGCGCGGTGAGCAGTTGCCCCAGCCAGACGCGGGCGCGCTCGACGTCCCGGTCCAGCAGGAGTTGGACGGTGACCCCGTCGTAGGCGGCGACCACGGCGTGGGCGGCGCCCTCGACGTCGTGGAGCACGTCGGGCAGTCCGGTGTGCCCGCGCGCGTGGGCCAGCCGTTCGGCGATGGCGCGCCTGAGCCGGGCCCGGTGTTCGAGCAGGGTGCGGGCGACCTCGGGGGCGCGGGCGGCGTGCACCAGGAAGTCGGTCTTGACCAGGAGCCAGTCCCGGTCGAGGAGCAGCACCTCGGTGACCCGGTCCACGGCGGCCGGTACGTCGAGTCCGGGTCCGTCGAGGGCGAGGGCCCCGGAGACCTGCTCCGCGATCAGGTCGGCACGCTGCTGGTAGAGCGCGAAGAACAGCTCGTCGAGGCTGTCGAAGTTCGAGTAGAAGGCGCCCCGGCTGTATCCGGCGGCCTCGCAGACCTCCTCGATCGACACCCGCCCGAAGCCCTTGGCGGCGAACACCGCGAAGGCGGCGTCCAGGAGTTTGGCACGCGTGCGGACCCGGCGCCTGGTCACGCGCCTGGTCGTGTCCTCCACCACCATGTCGGCCTCCGTTCGATACGGGAATGTATCCGATACAGCGATGTATCGAAAGAGTCGCACACGTCAGCGAATTTCATGGGAACAGATTTTCGAATCCGGAGTACGCTGGACTCATGACCGCGCACCTCCAGGGCTCCCTGTTCGACCAGACCGACGAGCTCCGGCTCGGCCCCCTCGACGGGATCCGCCGTACCGTCCTCGGCCTCGGCGCCTGGATCGACGTAGTGCCCGGATGGCTCGGCGGCTCGGACGCCCTGTTCGAACGACTGGCCGCCGAGGTGCCGTGGCGGGCGGAGCGCCGCACGATGTACGACCATGTCGTCGACGTACCGCGACTGCTGGCCTTCTACGGCGTCGAGGACACGCTGCCCCATCCGGTGCTGACGGAGGCGCGGGAGGCGCTCACCGCGCACTACGCCGACGAACTCGGCGAGCCGTTCACCACGGCCGGGCTCTGCTACTACCGCGACGGCCGGGACAGCGTCGCCTGGCACGGCGACCGGGGCGGGCGGGGCGCGAGCCAGGACACCATGGTCGCGATCGTCTCCGTGGGTGCCCCGCGCGACCTGCTGCTGCGGCCGGCGCGCGGTGGCGGTGAGACGGTCCGGAGGCCGCTCGGCCACGGCGACCTGATCGTGATGGGCGGCTCCTGTCAGCGCACCTGGGAGCACGCCGTGCCGAAGTCCACGCGCGCGACGGGACCGCGCATCAGCGTCCAGTTCCGAACGCGCGGCGTGCACTGAGGCACCGCACGGCGTGCACCGGCGCCCCGCGCGGCGTGCACCGAGGCGGAGAGGCGGCCGCTTCGGGGGCACGCGGGGGCTGCCTCCGGCGGACGGTGCCGGAGGCAGCCTCGTCCCGCCGGGAGCCGGAGGCTTGAGTCCAGGGGAAGTTGACCGCTTGAAGACCGGTACCCGCCGCTCCGGATCGCCTGAGCGTCTGCTTTGCTGTGTGCCGTCGTGCAGGGACTCATCGGGCGGGGCGATCATGAGCGCAGGCGTGCAGCAAGTCGCGGACGGCACCTATCTGGTGCAGGGCAGCAACACCAACTGGGTGATCCTCACCGAGGGAAGCTCCGCCACGCTGATCGACACCGGCTACCCCGGCGACCGGGAACAGGTCCTCGCCTCCCTGACGGAGGTGGGGAGTTCACCGGAGGCGGTCACCGCCGTGCTCATCACCCACGCCCACAACGACCACCTGGGCTCCGCCGAGTACCTGCGCAGCGCCTACGGCACGCCCGTCTACCTGCACGAGGCCGAAGTACCGCACGCGCGGCGCGAGTTCCTGCACCAGGTGTCCGTCGGGACGGTCCTGAAGAACGGCTGGCGCCCCGGCGTGCTGCCGTGGGCGGTGCACGCGATCCGCGTGGGCGGCACGGCCCATGTGCCGGTGGTCTCCCCGCAGCCGTTCCCGGCCGAGGGCGCTCTCGATCTGCCGGGCGGCCCGGTGCCCGTGCACACGCCGGGCCACACCGACGGGCACTGCGCCTTCCACCTCCCCGAGCGCGGCGTGGTGATCTCCGGTGACGGCCTGGTCAGCGGTCATCCCACCTCGCGCGTCAAGGGGCCCCAGTTGCTGCCGGACATGTTCCACCACGAGCGCGCGCGTGCCGTGGCCTCGCTGGAGGTGTACGCGGAGCTGGACGGCGATCTGCTGCTGCCGGGACACGGTCCGGCACACCGTGGTCCAGTCCGTGAAGCGGCACTTCAGGCCAGGGACCGGGCGCTCTAAGGTGAGGTGACGATCACCGCCCAGGCAAGGACAGAGCACCGATGGCACTGCAGATCAGCGCGACGAACCCGGAGCATCCCGCGCTCCTGCTCGAACTGCCGTGGCACCTGCCCCTGGAGCAGTGGCCGGAGGAGGTCCTGGTCCCGCTGCCGCGCGGCATATCCCGCCACGTGGTGCGCTACGCCCGCGCCGGCGACGAGGTCATCGCCGTCAAGGAGCTCGCCGAGCGCCCGGCACTGCGCGAGTACGAGCTGCTGCGCGATCTGGACCGGCTCGGCATCCCGGCCGTCGACCCGCTCGCCGTGGTCACCGGGCGCACCGACGCCGAGGAAGCCCCGCTGGAGTCGGTGCTGGTCACCCGGCACCTGGGCGGCTCGATGCCGTACCGCTCGATGTTCGAGACGACCATGCGGCCCGCCACCATGCACCGCCTGATGGACGCGCTGGCCGTCCTCCTGGTCCGTCTGCACCTGGCCGGGTTCGCCTGGGGCGACTGCTCCCTGTCCAACACCCTCTTCAGACGGGACGCGGGCGCCTACGCCGCCTACCTGGTGGACGCCGAGACCGGCGACCTGCATCCCCAGCTCAGCCCCGGACAGCGGGACTACGACCTCGACCTCGCGCGCGTGAACATCAGCGGCGAGCTGCTCGACCTGGAGGCGTCCGGGGCGCTGCACCCCTCGGTGGACGCGATCGAGTTCGGCATGGAGATCTGCTCCCGCTACGGCAGCCTGTGGGAGGAACTGACCCGCAGGTCCGTCTACCCGGCGGGCAAGTACCACTTCATAGAGCGCCGGATCCGCCGGCTCAACGACCTCGGCTTCGACGTGGCCGAGATGCAGATCGAGCACGCGCCGAACGGCGACACGGTCACCTTCGTGCCGAAGGTCGTGGACGCCGGTCACCACCAGCGCCAGCTCCTGCGCCTGACGGGACTGGACACCGAGGAGAACCAGGCCCGGCGGCTGCTGAACGACCTGGAGAGCTGGATGGCCACCCAGGACGACTACGCCCCGGGGGACCCGCTCGGCGCCCGCCCCGAGGTGCTCGCGCACCGGTGGGTGCGGGACGTCTTCCGTCCGACCGTGCGGGCCGTGCCGCTGGAGATGCGCGGGTCGATGGACCCGGCGGAGATCTACCACGAGCTGCTCGAACACCGCTGGTACCTGTCCGAGCGGGCCCAGCACGACATCGGGCTGGACACCGCCGTCGACGACTACATCACCAACATCCTTCCCAAGGCCCGGGAGACGCTCCAGCCCACGCCCGCAAGCACGGAGTGACTCAGTTGTGCGGCACCACGGCCACCGGGCAGTCCGCGTGGTGCAGCACGCCGTAGGCGACCGAGCCGATCCGCGCGCCCACGGCGGTACGGCGGGCCCGGCGGCCCACGACCATCAACTGGGCCCGTGCCGTCACCGACAGCAGCACCTGCCCCGCGCTGCCCATCTCCACGTGCTCGACGACCGGCACGTCGGGGAAGCGCTCCCGCCACGGCTGGAGCGCCGAGGCCAGGGCCTTCTTCTCGTACGGCTCCAGACCGCCGGCCTCGTCGAGCAGCTTGAGCGAGCCCGGGCTGTAGGCGAACACCGGCGGCAGCGTCCAGGCCCGCACGGCACGCACGGTCGCGCCCCGGGCCGCCGCCGTCTCGAAGGCGAACCGCAGGGTCTCCGCGCTGTCCTCCGGGTCGCCCTCCTGACCCACCACGATCTCGCGCCCCGAGACCTCCGCGGTGGCCTGGTCCCCCGCCCGCACCAGCACCACGGGCCGCGTCGTCTCGGCGATCACCTGCTGGCCCACCGAGCCCACCAGGAAGCCGACCACCGGCCCGTGCCCGCGGGAGCCCAGGACCAGGAACTCGGCATCGGCCGCGGCGGAGACCAGCACGTCGACACTGCCGCCCTCCACCAGGTCGGTGTCCACGTCGAGTCCGATGTGCCGCCCCGTGACGGTCCGGACGGCCTCGGCCATGGCGTCCCGCGCCCAGCCTGCCTGGGTGTCCCGGTCCCCCGCGTCGATCCCCTCGTACGGCTGGAACCGCCAGGCGTGGACCACCCGCAGTCCCGTCCCTCGCCGGACCGCCTCCCGGGCCGCCCAGCCCAGTGCGGCGAGGCTCTCCTCGGTTCCGTCGATGCCTGCGGTGATCGGGCGGGTCATGCGGTGGCCTCCCTGTTCGCGGTCACGTGCGTCAGGTCCAGTCTTCACTACGCTGCTCGTATGGCCTTGGAATGGGAACAAGTCATCGTGGACTCGGCCGATCCCGTCGCCCTCGGGCGCTGGTGGGCCGAGGCGCTGGGCTGGGTGGTGGTCGGGGACGCCCCGGACGAGTTCGAGATCCGCCCCGACAAGGACCGGATGCCGGGACTGCTGTTCGTGCCGGTGCCGGAGGCGAAAACCGTCAAGAACCGGCTCCATCTCGACTTCCGGCCCGACGACCGGGACGCCGAGGTCACCCGCCTCCTCGCCCTGGGCGCGCGGCACACGGACATCGGGCAGGGCGAGCAGTCCTGGGTGACGCTGGTGGACCCCGAGGGCAACGAGTTCTGTGTGCTGGGCGAGCGCCGAGCCTGACCCCGGCAGGGTCTGCCATACCTGCGCGAAGCCGGGCGATCGAACATACGATGGGCGGGACCGGGCCGGTGCCCACGGGGGGCGTCATGCCCCGACCGACCGCCCGGGGTGGGGAGACGCATGGCACAGGCCGCCGAATCGGCGCGGACCGTCATCCTGACCGTGGACGACGACCCGGGGGTCTCCCGTGCCGTCGCCCGCGACCTGCGGCGGCGCTACGGCGAGTCGTACCGGATCGTGCGCGCGGAGTCCGGGGAGTCCGCGCTGGAGGCGCTGCGGGAGCTGAAGCTGCGCGGCGACCTCGTGGCGGTGATCCTGGCCGACTACCGCATGCCGCAGATGAACGGCATCGAGTTCCTCGAACAGGCCCTGGACGTGTATCCGGGCGCCCGCCGCGTGCTGCTGACGGCGTACGCGGACACCAACGCGGCGATCGACGCGATCAACGTCGTCGACCTCGACCACTACCTCCTCAAGCCCTGGGACCCGCCGGAGGAGAAGCTCTACCCGGTCCTCGACGACCTCCTGGAGGCGTGGCGCTGCAGCGACTACCGGCCCGTGCCCG is a genomic window containing:
- a CDS encoding alpha-ketoglutarate-dependent dioxygenase AlkB, coding for MTAHLQGSLFDQTDELRLGPLDGIRRTVLGLGAWIDVVPGWLGGSDALFERLAAEVPWRAERRTMYDHVVDVPRLLAFYGVEDTLPHPVLTEAREALTAHYADELGEPFTTAGLCYYRDGRDSVAWHGDRGGRGASQDTMVAIVSVGAPRDLLLRPARGGGETVRRPLGHGDLIVMGGSCQRTWEHAVPKSTRATGPRISVQFRTRGVH
- a CDS encoding VOC family protein; the encoded protein is MALEWEQVIVDSADPVALGRWWAEALGWVVVGDAPDEFEIRPDKDRMPGLLFVPVPEAKTVKNRLHLDFRPDDRDAEVTRLLALGARHTDIGQGEQSWVTLVDPEGNEFCVLGERRA
- a CDS encoding L,D-transpeptidase family protein, with protein sequence MITRRTHVALLAASLLLTGCGGGAVASTESMPAPSREPSPTTPSPEISVEVAPQQIPGLGPRTWAKVPADARQAVVVTGRGRDSSASTVVLHERTEAGWRAGASWPAHNALKGWTDHHTAGDLRSPIGVYTLTDAGGLLKNPGTKLSYDRGSGFTAPGTGFEGEPLAGSFDYVIAINYNRRPGTSPLDWTRPLGAGRGGGIWLHVDHGGPTHGCVSIAEKHMKELLLTLDPALRPVVVMGDAKSLNR
- a CDS encoding MBL fold metallo-hydrolase — encoded protein: MSAGVQQVADGTYLVQGSNTNWVILTEGSSATLIDTGYPGDREQVLASLTEVGSSPEAVTAVLITHAHNDHLGSAEYLRSAYGTPVYLHEAEVPHARREFLHQVSVGTVLKNGWRPGVLPWAVHAIRVGGTAHVPVVSPQPFPAEGALDLPGGPVPVHTPGHTDGHCAFHLPERGVVISGDGLVSGHPTSRVKGPQLLPDMFHHERARAVASLEVYAELDGDLLLPGHGPAHRGPVREAALQARDRAL
- a CDS encoding TetR/AcrR family transcriptional regulator, yielding MVVEDTTRRVTRRRVRTRAKLLDAAFAVFAAKGFGRVSIEEVCEAAGYSRGAFYSNFDSLDELFFALYQQRADLIAEQVSGALALDGPGLDVPAAVDRVTEVLLLDRDWLLVKTDFLVHAARAPEVARTLLEHRARLRRAIAERLAHARGHTGLPDVLHDVEGAAHAVVAAYDGVTVQLLLDRDVERARVWLGQLLTALLTDGSDTTA
- a CDS encoding FAD-binding dehydrogenase; this translates as MDADVIVVGAGLAGLVAAHELTSRGRRVALVDQENAANLGGQAFWSFGGLFLVDSPEQRRLGIKDSFDLAWSDWQGSAQFDRVDDEDSWAVRWARAYVEFAAGEKRSWLEGHGIKFLPTVGWAERGDLTAHGHGNSVPRFHVAWGTGTGVVEPFVGYAKQAARDGLLTFYHRHQVDELVIEEGAARGVRGTVLAADDSARGVASSRERIGDFELTARAVVVTTGGIGANHDIVRRYWPERLGTPPAEMVTGVPAYVDGRMLDISAGAGVRLVNRDRMWHYTEGIQNWDPIWPGHGIRILPGPSSMWFDALGRRLPEPCLPGYDTLSTLRHLRTTEDIAEHDHSWFILTQKIIEKEFALSGSEQNPDITAKDRAGFLKERVLGKGAPGPVDAFLRKGADFVTAPNLEQLVEKMNGLTGKALLDAGSIRRQIEARDLQIANSYSKDAQVQGIRNARRYIGDRLGRVAGPHRILAPAAGPLIGVKLHILTRKTLGGIQTDLDSRALGADGKPLEGLYAAGEVAGFGGGGVHGYNALEGTFLGGCLFSGRAAGRAAAKQVG
- a CDS encoding universal stress protein, translating into MTRPITAGIDGTEESLAALGWAAREAVRRGTGLRVVHAWRFQPYEGIDAGDRDTQAGWARDAMAEAVRTVTGRHIGLDVDTDLVEGGSVDVLVSAAADAEFLVLGSRGHGPVVGFLVGSVGQQVIAETTRPVVLVRAGDQATAEVSGREIVVGQEGDPEDSAETLRFAFETAAARGATVRAVRAWTLPPVFAYSPGSLKLLDEAGGLEPYEKKALASALQPWRERFPDVPVVEHVEMGSAGQVLLSVTARAQLMVVGRRARRTAVGARIGSVAYGVLHHADCPVAVVPHN
- a CDS encoding DUF4032 domain-containing protein, whose amino-acid sequence is MALQISATNPEHPALLLELPWHLPLEQWPEEVLVPLPRGISRHVVRYARAGDEVIAVKELAERPALREYELLRDLDRLGIPAVDPLAVVTGRTDAEEAPLESVLVTRHLGGSMPYRSMFETTMRPATMHRLMDALAVLLVRLHLAGFAWGDCSLSNTLFRRDAGAYAAYLVDAETGDLHPQLSPGQRDYDLDLARVNISGELLDLEASGALHPSVDAIEFGMEICSRYGSLWEELTRRSVYPAGKYHFIERRIRRLNDLGFDVAEMQIEHAPNGDTVTFVPKVVDAGHHQRQLLRLTGLDTEENQARRLLNDLESWMATQDDYAPGDPLGARPEVLAHRWVRDVFRPTVRAVPLEMRGSMDPAEIYHELLEHRWYLSERAQHDIGLDTAVDDYITNILPKARETLQPTPASTE
- a CDS encoding DUF488 family protein → MSVRIRRVYEPPEPADGVRVLVDRLWPRGLSKEAARVDEWPKALTPSTELRRWYHAGEGSYEEFAERYEAELADPEAAGLLDRVRELARKGDVTLLTASKTPERSHATVLVRLLES
- a CDS encoding M1 family metallopeptidase, giving the protein MPKAVRRTFVVVSTPVALVALLGAAAPGPTGSSGAGDPYFPLAGNGGYHVGHYDLTLRYDPGSRHLDGKAVITARATQRLTRFDLDFKGLTVTALTVGHAKAGFRRDGQELVVTPQRALRKGERFTVTVTYQGKPGPVTDPDGSLDGWIPTDDGAFVAGEPQGAMTWFPANNHPTDKSSYDFTITVPQGRTAVANGVLLSQRTTHGKTTFRWRQSEPMAAYLATATVGKFKVEQFTTRNGIRVYNAVDSREAAAAAPVLKKLPSVLEWESKLFGPYPFRAAGSIVDHAPNVGYALETQSRPVYDRAPDLSTLVHENAHQWFGDSVSLTSWKDIWLNEGFATYAEWLYAEQHGGDSAQKAFDDLYAKPASDDLWEFPPGDPGSGANIFGTPVYARGAMTLHALRKAVGDRAFFLILRAWATGHRDGHGTTAQFERLAERVSGKNLDSLFHTWLYAPGKPNRP